A genomic region of Dactylococcopsis salina PCC 8305 contains the following coding sequences:
- a CDS encoding element excision factor XisH family protein: MAAQKNNEKIAVEIKSFINASAVTDFYRALGQFLSYRLVLQQTEPERRLYLAVPLDTYEIFFQSTFAQLAVREYQLKLIIYNSQYGGLTQWIN; this comes from the coding sequence ATTGCAGCCCAAAAAAACAATGAAAAAATCGCTGTGGAAATTAAGAGTTTTATTAATGCTTCAGCCGTTACTGATTTTTATCGAGCATTGGGTCAATTTCTCAGTTATCGTTTGGTTTTACAACAAACTGAACCCGAACGACGTTTATATTTAGCAGTTCCCTTAGATACCTATGAAATTTTCTTTCAATCTACTTTTGCTCAGTTAGCAGTCAGGGAATATCAACTTAAATTAATTATCTATAATTCTCAGTATGGAGGGCTAACTCAATGGATAAATTAA
- a CDS encoding gluconeogenesis factor YvcK family protein, with product MAKGLMKRLRRQWKGKKQKPYTTVNNSRSRRIDRYFMWLAPGIFIKRWLLISVVGVLLTSIGVAIWANLTPIFYLIELTSGILEAIANVLPNYLSGPLAIVLGLFLIFWGQSRTVGSISEVLNPDQDKELIDVLTTHRRLNKGPKIVAIGGGTGLSTLLRGIKVYSANITAIVTVADDGGSSGRLRREQGMLPPGDIRNCLAALADEEKLLTELFQYRFHTGEGLSGHSFGNLFLSAMNNITGDLEQAIAASSKVLAVRGRVLPATLTDVNLWAEMEDGRIIAGESQISEAGGKIIHIGCRPENPPALPAVLSAIEDADLILMGPGSLYTSIIPNLLVPEIREALARVNVPRLYICNIMTQPGETDGYTVSDHIDAIDAVSEMPLFDAVLAQGRSPTAESLQRYAEEKSHPVYVDREDIARLNRRLVLANIMDTSSGQIRHDSYRLGKVIMRWYSRTK from the coding sequence ATGGCTAAGGGTTTGATGAAACGACTCCGCCGTCAGTGGAAAGGAAAAAAACAGAAACCCTATACAACAGTTAATAATTCCCGTAGTCGTCGCATCGATCGCTATTTTATGTGGTTGGCGCCTGGAATTTTCATTAAACGCTGGTTATTGATTAGTGTGGTAGGGGTGTTGTTAACCAGTATTGGGGTTGCAATTTGGGCAAATTTAACCCCCATTTTTTATCTGATTGAATTGACATCTGGTATTTTAGAAGCCATTGCTAATGTCCTTCCCAATTATCTTTCTGGCCCTCTGGCGATCGTTCTCGGTTTATTTTTGATTTTTTGGGGACAATCCCGAACCGTTGGATCAATTTCAGAAGTGCTGAATCCCGATCAAGACAAAGAATTGATTGATGTTCTCACCACTCACCGCAGATTAAATAAAGGACCGAAAATTGTCGCCATCGGTGGGGGAACGGGACTTTCGACGCTTTTACGGGGGATTAAAGTCTATAGCGCCAATATTACCGCAATTGTCACCGTCGCTGATGATGGCGGTTCATCGGGAAGGCTGCGACGAGAACAAGGAATGCTTCCCCCTGGGGATATTCGGAATTGTTTAGCCGCCCTCGCAGATGAGGAGAAATTGCTGACAGAGTTATTCCAGTATCGGTTTCACACGGGAGAGGGATTAAGCGGACATAGTTTTGGTAATCTTTTTCTCTCAGCAATGAATAATATCACAGGAGATTTAGAACAAGCCATCGCCGCCAGTTCCAAAGTATTAGCGGTGAGAGGACGAGTTTTGCCAGCGACGCTAACAGATGTTAATCTGTGGGCAGAAATGGAGGATGGACGGATCATCGCAGGGGAATCGCAAATTTCCGAAGCAGGTGGGAAAATTATTCACATTGGTTGTCGTCCTGAAAATCCCCCAGCATTACCCGCCGTATTGAGCGCGATCGAGGACGCAGATTTAATTTTGATGGGTCCTGGCAGTCTCTACACCAGTATTATCCCCAATTTACTCGTTCCTGAAATTCGGGAAGCCCTAGCAAGGGTTAATGTTCCTCGTCTCTATATTTGTAACATTATGACTCAACCTGGAGAAACGGACGGTTACACGGTTTCCGATCATATTGACGCGATCGATGCGGTGTCAGAAATGCCTTTATTTGATGCGGTATTAGCGCAAGGACGATCTCCCACAGCAGAAAGTTTACAACGGTATGCAGAAGAAAAATCTCATCCCGTATATGTCGATCGAGAAGATATTGCGCGTTTAAATCGTCGTCTCGTGTTAGCCAATATCATGGATACCAGTTCCGGTCAGATTCGCCACGATTCCTATCGTTTGGGTAAAGTCATTATGCGTTGGTATAGTCGCACAAAATAA
- a CDS encoding cyclic nucleotide-binding domain-containing protein: MVNQFVEQRLNLSTWKVNRLTQFLLLAVTMLTYSIMAMNIANSLFLSNAGAEYLPLSFIFLGLFSTLAYGGVSQIIDRFSRARLFQYALLGSTLLFTVFCFCLDFNTLPLYFFISITAFFQFDLFINILYPNLITDYFTTLEYKRYAPFFGIAQAVGILLGGTLTTVLAQYLNNRQLLVGVILIFGIAIAQVFYLDNSQTRLESNSARKRIGLVESLKTFPDLVKRYPLIFYLASSSFLFIIIYVMSEFLWFSTYASHFTDSELTSFLGQIRIATSSTQIVTLFCVTRPLLSWLGVARMNVAYPIVTLAALLGFALRGDLKSAIALNINGDSINKGLASPVHQLNYNAIPPEFSGRVRTLTDGIFYAVGLTLAGISLLVAQSFLTAMQIPWIAIILTAIALLARLPMGRLYAEGLEGMIRSNTLELDEFNYRTQLPAGSSSAIQDLIINGDPYTKVKGLELARRLEKPSRFLPEVQVLLEENGNDAAIRSAVVDVFATDADAESLEKFREFLDSDRVALKTTALEILAANQESISSEKLRKLLHDESQKVRLLAALMVKMSPTTMDREIETLTEEVWNTPWEEKAAISIASVIGKTGNRDLAYLLEPIIQNDNSALKEAGLKALGEIASRGDVEIAEMAIKELKHRDPQVRAAAFHLLGVTRCQGMLHNVGMGLGDTDPRVRQESAKVLATYGEKGLDLAKDSLSSRNPEVVSAAITAITQVRSKKASEILLEYLTPDFRELSKTQAWQKQLPKNDPNWRPLAIAITDYHNRVVQKVLYILSCLGHSRTVNTVSRAFNSTNPREVANAIEVLATLPQRRFALPLMPILEQMGQKTNTRNNRPRSTSPAWLRAKGYKLLLEALEARDRWIRVGALIVMATVPFALMKDPDPLVKNTAQQLFLPILHRPSLQNVLMNRLLLLKNVALFKNLSLEELLLIDNALEQQQVLAGQTIFSEGTWGTHLYIIAEGSVRIVKEFDGEQQDLRHLFVGEYFGEVSLFDEAPHWESAIALQDCTLLKLEKSRFISVISQRPHIILEICRFLSQRLRETDKYRPSSKRLLPPSEEMEVAQSH; this comes from the coding sequence ATGGTCAATCAGTTTGTGGAGCAACGCCTCAATTTATCCACTTGGAAGGTGAATCGTCTCACCCAATTTCTGTTACTTGCGGTGACGATGCTCACTTATAGCATCATGGCGATGAATATCGCTAACTCCCTATTTCTGAGTAACGCCGGTGCTGAATATCTCCCTCTGTCTTTTATTTTTTTGGGGTTATTCTCAACCCTAGCTTATGGCGGTGTCTCTCAAATTATCGATCGCTTTAGTCGCGCTAGACTCTTTCAATACGCGCTTTTAGGCTCAACGCTCTTATTTACAGTTTTCTGTTTTTGCCTTGATTTTAATACTCTCCCCCTCTACTTCTTCATCAGTATTACTGCGTTTTTTCAGTTTGATTTATTCATCAATATCCTTTATCCCAACCTGATTACTGATTATTTCACCACCCTAGAATACAAACGCTACGCGCCTTTTTTTGGCATTGCTCAAGCAGTGGGAATCCTTTTGGGAGGAACATTAACGACGGTTTTGGCGCAATACTTAAATAATCGTCAGTTGCTCGTTGGTGTAATTTTAATTTTTGGCATTGCCATCGCGCAAGTGTTCTATTTAGACAATTCCCAAACTCGTTTAGAAAGCAATTCTGCTCGGAAACGCATCGGTTTAGTGGAATCCCTGAAAACCTTTCCCGATTTAGTGAAACGATATCCCCTGATTTTCTATCTCGCCAGCAGTAGCTTTCTATTTATTATCATTTATGTCATGTCGGAATTTCTCTGGTTTAGTACCTATGCCAGTCATTTTACCGATTCAGAATTAACCAGCTTTTTGGGACAAATTCGGATTGCTACCAGTAGCACGCAAATTGTGACGCTATTCTGTGTGACTCGTCCATTACTCAGTTGGCTAGGGGTAGCGCGGATGAATGTCGCTTATCCGATCGTCACTTTGGCGGCGCTGTTGGGATTTGCTTTGAGAGGAGACTTAAAAAGCGCGATCGCCCTCAATATCAATGGTGATTCAATTAATAAAGGTCTGGCGAGTCCTGTGCATCAACTAAATTATAACGCCATTCCGCCAGAATTTTCGGGACGAGTGCGAACTCTAACTGATGGCATATTTTACGCAGTGGGATTAACTCTCGCGGGGATTTCCTTGCTGGTGGCTCAGTCTTTCCTGACAGCAATGCAAATCCCATGGATTGCTATTATTTTAACTGCGATCGCGCTCTTGGCAAGATTACCCATGGGAAGACTCTACGCAGAAGGGTTAGAAGGGATGATTCGATCGAACACCCTCGAACTAGATGAGTTTAATTATCGCACCCAACTTCCGGCCGGATCAAGTTCAGCGATTCAAGATTTAATTATCAATGGTGATCCCTATACGAAGGTGAAAGGATTAGAGTTAGCCCGTCGCTTAGAAAAACCCAGTCGCTTTTTACCCGAAGTTCAGGTGTTATTAGAAGAAAATGGCAATGATGCGGCGATTCGATCGGCGGTAGTGGATGTATTTGCGACAGATGCGGATGCGGAATCTCTAGAAAAGTTTCGAGAATTTTTAGACAGCGATCGGGTGGCGTTGAAAACCACTGCTTTAGAGATTTTAGCAGCGAATCAGGAGAGCATTTCCTCAGAAAAACTGCGAAAACTCCTCCATGATGAAAGTCAGAAAGTGCGGTTACTCGCCGCCTTAATGGTGAAAATGTCTCCCACAACAATGGATCGGGAAATTGAAACCCTTACTGAAGAGGTATGGAATACCCCCTGGGAAGAAAAAGCCGCGATTTCGATCGCATCTGTGATTGGAAAAACGGGCAATCGTGATTTAGCTTACCTATTAGAACCGATTATCCAAAATGACAACTCCGCCTTAAAAGAAGCGGGATTAAAAGCATTAGGAGAAATTGCCAGTCGCGGTGATGTAGAAATTGCAGAAATGGCGATTAAAGAATTAAAACACCGCGATCCACAAGTGCGAGCAGCTGCGTTTCACCTCTTAGGGGTGACTCGTTGTCAGGGAATGCTTCACAATGTGGGAATGGGATTGGGAGACACCGATCCGCGTGTACGTCAAGAAAGCGCGAAAGTTTTAGCCACCTATGGGGAAAAAGGGTTAGATTTAGCTAAAGATAGTCTCTCCTCTCGCAATCCAGAAGTGGTGAGTGCGGCGATTACAGCGATTACGCAAGTGCGAAGTAAAAAAGCCAGTGAGATTCTGTTAGAGTATTTAACGCCAGATTTTCGAGAACTGAGTAAAACCCAAGCCTGGCAGAAACAACTCCCTAAAAATGATCCCAATTGGCGACCGTTAGCGATCGCGATTACAGATTATCATAATCGGGTAGTGCAGAAAGTGCTGTATATTCTCTCCTGTTTAGGACACTCACGCACCGTAAATACTGTGAGTCGGGCGTTTAATTCTACGAATCCCCGTGAAGTCGCCAACGCGATCGAAGTGTTAGCCACCTTACCCCAGCGTCGATTTGCCCTGCCACTAATGCCAATTTTAGAGCAGATGGGGCAGAAAACAAACACCAGGAATAATCGTCCTCGTAGCACCTCTCCCGCGTGGTTACGAGCCAAAGGGTATAAACTACTGTTAGAAGCCTTAGAAGCGCGCGATCGTTGGATTCGAGTGGGAGCATTAATTGTAATGGCAACCGTTCCCTTTGCGTTAATGAAAGACCCTGATCCACTGGTAAAAAACACCGCTCAACAACTCTTTCTTCCCATCCTCCATCGTCCATCTCTGCAAAATGTACTTATGAATCGCCTACTCTTACTGAAAAACGTCGCTCTGTTTAAGAATCTCTCCCTGGAAGAATTACTCTTGATTGACAACGCTTTGGAACAACAACAAGTGTTAGCAGGTCAGACTATCTTTAGCGAAGGCACTTGGGGAACTCACCTTTATATTATTGCCGAGGGGAGTGTTCGCATTGTCAAAGAATTTGATGGGGAACAACAAGACTTGCGTCATCTTTTCGTAGGTGAATACTTTGGCGAAGTCTCTCTCTTTGATGAAGCACCGCACTGGGAAAGCGCGATCGCCCTCCAAGATTGTACCTTATTAAAACTGGAGAAAAGTCGCTTTATTAGCGTCATCAGTCAACGTCCTCACATTATCCTCGAAATCTGTCGTTTCCTCAGTCAACGGCTGCGAGAAACGGACAAATATCGTCCTTCCTCAAAGCGTTTGCTTCCCCCTTCTGAAGAAATGGAAGTCGCACAATCTCATTAA